Proteins encoded within one genomic window of Brassica rapa cultivar Chiifu-401-42 chromosome A09, CAAS_Brap_v3.01, whole genome shotgun sequence:
- the LOC103837220 gene encoding cytochrome P450 85A2 — protein sequence MGIMMVMFGLLLIIVCICSALLRWNQMRYSKKGLPPGTMGWPVFGETTEFLKQGPDFMKNQRLRYGSFFKSHILGCPTIVSMDAELNRYILMSESKGLVAGYPQSMLDILGTCNIAAVHGPSHKLMRGSLLSLISPAMLKDHLLPKIDEFMRSYLCGWDELETVDIQEKTKHMAFLSSLLQVAETLKKTEVEEYRTEFFKLVVGTLSVPIDLPGTNYRYGVQARNNIDRLLTALMQERRGLGETFTDMLGYLMKKEDNKYLLTDKEIRDQVVTILYSGYETVSTTSMMALKYLHDHPKALEEMRREHLAIRDRKRPDEPLNLDDIKSMKFTRAVIFETSRLATIVNGVLRKTTHDLELNGYLIPKGWRIYVYTREINYDTSLYEDPMIFNPWRWMEKSLETKSYFLLFGGGARLCPGKELGISEVSSFIHYFVTRYKWEEKRGEKLVVFPRVSAPKGYHVRVSPY from the exons ATGGGTATAATGATGGTGATGTTTGGTCTTCTTTTGATCATTGTATGCATCTGCTCTGCTCTTCTCCGATGGAATCAGATGCGTTATTCCAAGAAAGGTCTCCCTCCTGGAACCATGGGCTGGCCAGTTTTTGGTGAAACCACCGAGTTTCTCAAACAAGGACCAGATTTCATGAAGAACCAAAGACTCAG ATATGGGAGTTTCTTCAAATCTCACATTCTTGGTTGCCCAACAATAGTCTCAATGGACGCAGAGCTCAATAGATACATTCTAATGAGCGAGTCGAAAGGATTAGTCGCTGGGTACCCACAATCCATGCTCGATATTCTAGGGACATGCAACATCGCTGCTGTTCACGGCCCGAGCCACAAGCTCATGAGAGGCTCATTGCTCTCTCTAATAAGCCCAGCCATGTTGAAAGATCATCTCTTGCCTAAGATTGATGAGTTCATGAGAAGCTATCTTTGTGGTTGGGATGAGCTCGAGACCGTTGATATCCAAGAAAAGACCAAACAT ATGGCATTTTTATCATCATTGTTACAAGTAGCAGAGACTTTGAAAAAAACAGAGGTTGAAGAATATAGAACAGAGTTCTTCAAGCTTGTTGTCGGAACTCTTTCGGTCCCAATCGATCTCCCAGGAACGAATTATCGCTATGGAGTCCAA GCAAGAAACAATATCGATAGGTTATTGACAGCACTTATGCAAGAACGAAGAGGGTTAGGAGAAACATTCACAGACATGTTGGGTTACTTGATGAAGAAGGAAGATAACAAATACTTGTTAACTGATAAGGAGATTAGAGATCAAGTAGTAACGATTCTGTATTCGGGTTATGAGACTGTCTCTACAACTTCCATGATGGCACTTAAGTATCTCCATGATCACCCTAAAGCTCTTGAAGAAATGAGA AGAGAACATTTGGCTATTAGAGACCGAAAACGACCTGACGAACCACTCAATCTCGACGATATTAAATCGATGAAATTCACTCGAGCT GTGATCTTTGAGACATCAAGATTGGCAACGATTGTCAATGGTGTCCTAAGGAAAACTACTCACGACTTGGAACTCAACG GGTATTTAATCCCAAAGGGTTGGAGAATTTATGTATACACAAGAGAGATCAACTATGATACATCTCTATATGAAGATCCAATGATCTTTAACCCATGGAGATGGATG GAAAAGAGCTTGGAAACAAAGAGCTATTTCTTACTCTTTGGAGGTGGAGCAAGACTTTGCCCTGGAAAGGAACTAGGAATCTCTGAAGTTTCCAGCTTCATTCACTACTTTGTTACAAGATACAA ATGGGAGGAGAAAAGAGGAGAGAAGCTAGTGGTGTTTCCAAGAGTTTCTGCACCAAAAGGATACCATGTTAGGGTTTCACCTTACTGA
- the LOC103837221 gene encoding myb-related protein 305, whose product MLYWGVDQVHHPNHDQDPYKQQQQQGCRKGPWTPEEDKLLGEYVSSNGEGRWSTVAKSAGLNRSSKSCRLRWVNYLRPGLKRGQITPQEEGIILELHSLWGNKWSTIARYLPGRTDNEIKNYWRTHYKKKEKSFSKQEKLRRSRKQFDLKPQPQLQNQQSKLVSEDHINLDNKQNIATYFSYPTSVYNDKFHMPQNVAATSSDHSMIDEGNFWCSLWSLEDDDPHGGSEQRTTTSIAEKFNGGGNEAPSCGSWDYSYNEFYNGGYIF is encoded by the exons ATGCTTTATTGGGGAGTTGATCAAGTCCATCACCCAAACCATGATCAGGATCCTTAtaaacaacagcaacaacaaggATGTAGAAAGGGACCATGGACACCTGAAGAAGACAAGCTTCTCGGTGAGTATGTTTCTTCGAATGGGGAAGGAAGATGGAGCACTGTTGCTAAGTCTGCAg GGTTGAATAGAAGTAGCAAGAGCTGTAGACTAAGGTGGGTGAACTACTTGAGGCCAGGGCTTAAGAGAGGTCAAATTACTCCTCAAGAAGAAGGAATCATCCTTGAACTTCATTCCCTATGGGGTAACAA gtgGTCTACAATCGCAAGATATTTACCAGGACGAACTGATAACGAAATCAAGAACTATTGGAGAACACattacaagaaaaaagaaaaatctttttCAAAGCAAGAAAAACTCAGAAGATCCCGGAAACAATTTGATCTAAAACCACAACCGCAACTGCAGAATCAACAGTCTAAGCTGGTGTCTGAAGACCACATAAATCTCGACAACAAACAAAATATAGCTACATATTTCTCTTACCCGACTAGTGTCTACAATGACAAATTTCATATGCCTCAAAACGTTGCAGCAACCTCAAGCGACCACTCCATGATTGATGAAGGTAACTTCTGGTGCAGCTTGTGGAGTCTAGAAGACGATGATCCACATGGTGGCTCAGAACAGAGAACAACTACTAGTATTGCTGAGAAGTTTAACGGCGGCGGAAATGAGGCTCCGTCGTGTGGATCATGGGATTATAGttataatgaattttataatggaggctatattttttaa